Proteins encoded within one genomic window of Bacillus sp. F19:
- a CDS encoding ABC transporter permease subunit gives MEHKPENYTNTRTASKTSLTKLSAFRISFRKNWDLYLLISPVILYFIIFHYIPMYGVQIAFKDFFPVNGISGSPWVGFKHFERFFDSYYFWRLIKNTLGIGLYTLALSFPIPIIIALMLNEVKHEKYKRFVQTVIYAPHFLSTVVVVGMLLLFLKPDGLVNQLIILFGGEPIYFITEPSLFKSLYVFSDVWQTMGWSSIIYLAALASIDYQLHEAAIIDGATRMQRIWHINVPTIFPTIVIMFILSAGSIMAVGFEKVFLMQNSLNMSTSDVISTFVYRAGILDAQYSFSAAVGLFNSVINFIMLIVVNSFAKKINETSLW, from the coding sequence ATTGAACATAAACCTGAAAATTACACAAACACACGTACAGCCTCTAAGACCTCACTTACAAAATTATCTGCATTTCGAATATCCTTCAGGAAAAATTGGGATCTATATTTGTTGATTTCACCTGTCATACTTTATTTTATTATCTTTCACTACATTCCAATGTATGGAGTACAAATTGCATTTAAAGACTTTTTCCCTGTAAACGGAATATCAGGAAGTCCATGGGTTGGCTTTAAACATTTTGAACGATTTTTTGATAGTTATTATTTTTGGCGTTTAATTAAAAATACACTTGGAATCGGTTTATATACGTTAGCATTATCTTTCCCTATTCCAATTATTATTGCGCTCATGCTTAACGAGGTAAAGCATGAAAAGTACAAACGCTTCGTCCAAACTGTCATTTATGCTCCTCATTTTCTGTCAACCGTTGTCGTAGTCGGCATGCTGCTGTTGTTCCTGAAGCCTGATGGGCTGGTCAATCAGCTCATTATCTTATTTGGCGGTGAACCTATTTATTTTATTACTGAGCCAAGCTTATTTAAATCACTTTATGTTTTTTCCGATGTCTGGCAAACGATGGGCTGGAGTTCGATCATCTATCTTGCTGCTTTAGCCTCTATAGATTATCAGCTTCATGAAGCAGCCATCATAGATGGAGCAACTAGGATGCAGAGAATCTGGCATATTAATGTTCCGACCATATTCCCGACAATAGTTATTATGTTTATCCTAAGCGCCGGCTCTATCATGGCCGTAGGCTTTGAAAAAGTATTCTTAATGCAAAATAGTCTGAACATGTCTACTTCTGACGTTATTTCAACATTTGTATATCGTGCCGGGATTTTAGATGCACAATATAGTTTTTCAGCAGCAGTTGGATTATTTAACTCCGTTATTAATTTCATTATGTTGATCGTTGTTAACTCATTTGCTAAAAAGATCAACGAAACTAGTCTTTGGTAG
- a CDS encoding LacI family transcriptional regulator, protein MTTLKEIAEHVGVSISTVSRVINNDLSRNIHPETKRKVWDAVKDYGYKPNQNARNLASQKKNDKKKTMQIGCLVQHPHLIERYDPYYSPIFNGISKTLTDHKYSLIYIDSFDKKIEETDIYRSINSDTLDGIILFGNFEENVLSFIKNQISCIVALETAHTDCLDVSLVDYDRQSASRAAIKHLIEQGHEKIGFIGGGTGADYENLSEEERYKGYVKALHEFGLEFESNWIVNARWTPSLSYSSMKGILNLESKPTAMFCASDTMAIAAMRSVYENKLQIPEDVAFIGIDNIEMSLYSNPPLSTIHIPKYEIGKAAVNVLLNQIEERMDLPVVTLLPYQLIARESSANKSKLKQL, encoded by the coding sequence ATGACAACATTAAAAGAAATTGCGGAGCATGTAGGAGTATCCATTTCAACTGTTTCTAGAGTAATCAATAACGATTTATCAAGAAATATTCACCCTGAAACGAAAAGAAAAGTTTGGGATGCCGTGAAAGACTACGGATATAAACCAAACCAAAATGCCAGGAACTTAGCCTCACAGAAAAAAAATGATAAGAAAAAAACAATGCAGATTGGCTGTTTAGTCCAGCATCCTCATCTAATAGAAAGATATGATCCGTATTATTCACCTATATTTAATGGGATAAGCAAGACTCTTACAGATCACAAATACAGCTTAATCTATATTGATTCATTCGACAAAAAAATTGAGGAAACAGATATTTACAGATCCATCAACTCTGACACATTGGATGGCATTATCCTTTTCGGAAACTTTGAGGAAAATGTCTTGTCCTTCATTAAAAATCAGATATCCTGCATTGTCGCTTTAGAAACTGCACACACGGATTGCTTAGACGTATCATTGGTGGACTATGACAGACAGTCTGCAAGCAGAGCAGCCATTAAGCACTTAATTGAGCAAGGTCATGAAAAGATCGGATTTATTGGAGGCGGTACAGGTGCTGACTATGAGAATCTTTCTGAAGAAGAGAGATATAAAGGCTATGTAAAAGCACTGCATGAATTTGGACTCGAATTTGAATCAAATTGGATTGTAAATGCCAGATGGACCCCTTCATTAAGTTATAGCAGCATGAAGGGAATTTTAAACCTTGAATCTAAGCCAACTGCCATGTTTTGTGCAAGTGACACAATGGCCATCGCTGCGATGAGGTCTGTTTATGAAAATAAACTGCAGATCCCAGAGGATGTTGCATTTATCGGGATTGATAACATTGAAATGTCTTTATATTCTAATCCCCCTTTATCAACCATTCATATTCCTAAATATGAAATTGGAAAAGCTGCAGTAAATGTACTATTAAATCAAATAGAGGAACGGATGGACCTCCCAGTCGTGACATTGCTGCCATATCAATTAATAGCCAGGGAATCATCAGCAAATAAATCTAAATTGAAGCAACTTTAA
- a CDS encoding carbohydrate ABC transporter permease, translating into MTNSSSDKVFNFVNYLLLAIITLLVLYPLYFVLSASVSDPLYVLRGEMWLLPKDINFDAYKKVFMNDDILNGFWNTIKYTTVGTAINVVMTTMAAFPLSRKDFMGRNLIMGFLVFTMFFSGGLIPSYLLIKELGMLDTFWVMVIPNAVAIWNIIIMRTFFQTTIPIELQESAMIDGCSNIQILIKIVLPLSMPVIAVMVLFYAVGHWNSYFNALIYLQDRELFPLQLILREILIQSQTDEMVKATSESFVKQQLSVEGLKYAVLVVSNIPMMLLYPFLQRYFVKGFMIGAIKG; encoded by the coding sequence ATGACAAACAGTTCATCAGATAAAGTCTTCAACTTCGTGAACTATCTATTACTTGCCATTATTACACTGCTTGTTCTGTACCCTTTATACTTTGTCCTCAGTGCTTCGGTGAGTGATCCCCTCTATGTCTTAAGAGGAGAAATGTGGCTCCTTCCGAAGGATATTAATTTCGATGCCTATAAAAAAGTCTTTATGAATGATGATATCCTAAACGGTTTTTGGAACACGATAAAGTATACAACGGTTGGAACTGCCATTAACGTCGTGATGACAACAATGGCCGCCTTTCCCCTATCAAGAAAGGACTTCATGGGCAGAAACCTTATCATGGGATTCTTAGTGTTTACTATGTTTTTTAGTGGAGGATTAATTCCTTCCTATCTATTAATTAAGGAACTCGGAATGCTGGACACTTTTTGGGTAATGGTTATTCCTAATGCAGTAGCGATCTGGAACATCATTATTATGCGTACATTTTTCCAAACAACAATTCCGATTGAACTGCAAGAGTCGGCAATGATTGACGGCTGCAGCAATATACAGATTCTTATTAAGATCGTTTTGCCATTATCTATGCCTGTCATTGCAGTAATGGTGTTATTTTATGCTGTAGGCCACTGGAATTCTTACTTCAACGCCTTGATTTACTTGCAGGACCGGGAGCTCTTCCCTCTCCAGTTAATTTTGAGGGAAATTCTCATACAGAGTCAAACGGATGAAATGGTCAAAGCGACTTCCGAGTCATTTGTAAAGCAGCAGTTAAGTGTTGAAGGGCTAAAATATGCTGTACTAGTTGTGTCAAATATACCAATGATGCTCTTATACCCTTTCCTGCAAAGATATTTTGTTAAAGGGTTCATGATCGGAGCCATAAAAGGATAA
- a CDS encoding Gfo/Idh/MocA family oxidoreductase — MTKVRIALIGAGLRSGIAKYWHKPDGDSIVVAAADISYSKLKEFQEKINPEAFITQDYKELLQRDDIDAIAVTSPDYLHEEHAIASLQAGKHVYCEKPLAITVEGCDRIIEAAEKSGKHLMVGFNMRYMNMYRTMKGIVDSGAIGKIKAVWVRHFVGYGGYFYFHDWHAKSKNTTSLLLQKGSHDIDIIHWITGSYTQKVSAFGGLDFYGGDKPNDLTCPSCNERDTCTEASPHTLIECAFREEVNVEDNNVVIMELEGGIKASYLQCHFTPDYQRNYTFIGTEGRIENSELEGKIYVKSRRSNSWREFSDTTYEIKKAEGSHGGADPNICKDFVDLVLKGKQPLTTPLAGRMSVAVGCAATESIRSGGHIVKIKPIPTTIPKAF; from the coding sequence ATGACAAAAGTAAGAATTGCTTTAATTGGAGCAGGTTTAAGAAGTGGAATCGCAAAATACTGGCACAAACCAGATGGTGATTCAATCGTAGTCGCCGCAGCAGATATTTCTTATTCTAAATTAAAAGAATTTCAGGAAAAGATAAATCCCGAAGCGTTTATTACACAAGATTACAAAGAATTGCTGCAAAGAGATGATATTGATGCTATTGCCGTGACGTCACCTGATTATTTACACGAGGAACACGCAATCGCCTCCCTGCAGGCTGGAAAGCATGTGTATTGTGAAAAACCTTTAGCAATAACAGTGGAGGGCTGTGACAGGATTATAGAAGCTGCCGAGAAATCAGGCAAGCATCTAATGGTTGGTTTTAACATGAGATATATGAATATGTACAGAACGATGAAAGGAATTGTTGATTCCGGTGCCATCGGAAAAATAAAAGCTGTTTGGGTCCGGCATTTTGTAGGATATGGCGGCTACTTCTATTTCCATGATTGGCATGCAAAATCTAAGAATACGACATCTCTTCTTCTACAAAAAGGTTCTCATGATATTGATATCATCCATTGGATTACCGGAAGTTACACACAAAAAGTATCAGCATTTGGAGGCTTGGATTTTTATGGCGGGGACAAGCCGAATGATTTAACTTGCCCATCGTGCAATGAACGGGATACATGTACTGAAGCCAGCCCCCACACACTAATTGAATGCGCTTTCAGAGAAGAGGTAAATGTTGAGGATAATAATGTGGTCATAATGGAGTTAGAGGGTGGCATTAAGGCCTCTTACCTGCAATGTCATTTCACCCCTGATTATCAGCGGAATTACACATTCATTGGCACGGAAGGCCGAATCGAAAATTCAGAGCTGGAAGGAAAAATATATGTAAAGTCACGTCGTTCAAACTCATGGAGAGAATTCTCTGATACTACCTATGAAATAAAAAAAGCAGAGGGCAGTCATGGCGGAGCCGATCCCAATATATGCAAAGATTTTGTAGATTTAGTGCTTAAAGGCAAGCAGCCTTTAACTACACCTCTTGCTGGCCGAATGAGCGTAGCTGTCGGATGTGCAGCAACTGAATCGATCCGTTCTGGCGGACACATCGTAAAGATTAAGCCAATCCCCACAACTATTCCGAAAGCATTTTAA